The Chionomys nivalis chromosome 20, mChiNiv1.1, whole genome shotgun sequence genome includes a region encoding these proteins:
- the LOC130863244 gene encoding beta-defensin 12-like, protein MALSREMFSFVCAFFFSVALLPSGSWAGLEYSQSFPGGEFAVCETCWLGRGKCRTVCLESEKIAGRCKLNFFCCRERI, encoded by the exons ATGGCCCTGAGCAgagagatgttttcttttgtgtgtgcttttttctTCAGTGTAGCCCTACTGCCGTCAG ggTCCTGGGCAGGACTTGAGTATTCCCAGTCATTTCCAGGAG GTGAATTTGCTGTGTGTGAGACCTGCTGGCTCGGTCGGGGGAAATGCAGGACGGTGTGCTTGGAAAGTGAGAAGATCGCAGGAAGGTGCAAGCTGAACTTCTTCTGCTGTCGGGAGAGGATCTGA
- the LOC130862525 gene encoding beta-defensin 13-like, giving the protein MRILSLVVAGLILLVQLHPGSASFYRQHLCSKLDGHCAIDCLTFEEKIGGCRADLTPLCCRKRKKH; this is encoded by the exons ATGAGAATCCTTTCCTTAGTTGTTGCTGGGCTCATTCTTCTTGTTCAACTTCACCCag GCAGTGCCTCATTCTACAGACAGCATCTCTGTTCAAAGCTGGATGGTCACTGTGCGATTGACTGCCTTACCTTTGAAGAAAAGATCGGGGGCTGTCGGGCTGACTTAACACCGCTGTGctgcagaaaaagaaagaaacactga
- the LOC130862639 gene encoding beta-defensin 15-like, producing the protein MKTSVFLFVLLFFLDPAKNAFFDEKCSKLNGRCTGYCLKNEELTSLCRKSLKCCVTVQPCERSKGNDSAT; encoded by the exons ATGAAGACATCcgtctttctctttgttcttctcttctttctggaCCCag cCAAGAATGCTTTCTTCGATGAGAAATGCAGCAAGCTTAACGGAAGATGCACGGGTTACTGTCTGAAAAATGAAGAACTTACTTCTCTCTGTCGGAAGTCTCTGAAGTGCTGTGTGACAGTCCAGCCATGCGAAAGGAGCAAAGGCAACGATTCGGCTACATAG